The following coding sequences are from one Nicotiana tomentosiformis chromosome 3, ASM39032v3, whole genome shotgun sequence window:
- the LOC138907256 gene encoding transmembrane 9 superfamily member 7-like isoform X2, giving the protein MGRRRSVQISSIFISLVFLISSANSFYLPGVAPRDFQTGDPLNIKVNKLSSTKTQLPYDYYFLKYCRPTKILNSAENLGEVLRGDRIENSVYTFQMRQEQPCQVVCKQKLDAESAKNFKEKIDDEYRVNMILDNLPVAVLRQRLDGIQSTTYEHGFRVGFKGNYAGSKEEKYFINNHLSFRVMYHKDPETDTARIVGFEVTPNSINHEYKEWDDKNPQVTTCNENTKDLVPGSTVPQEVDADKEVVFTYAVSFKESEVKWASRWDTYLLMNDDQIHWFSIINSLMIVLFLSGMVAMIMMRTLYRDIANYNQLETQDEAQEETGWKLVHGDVFRAPINSGLLCVYVGTGVQILGMTLVTMIFALLGFLSPSNRGGLMTAMVLLWVFMGLLAGYSSARFYKMFKGTEWKRITLKTAFMFPGILFAVFFVLNALIWEEHSSGALPFGTMLALVCLWFGISVPLVFVGSYLGYKKPAIEDPVKTNKIPRQVPEQAWYMKPAFSILIGGILPFGAVFIELFFILTSIWLNQFYYKQIGKKP; this is encoded by the exons ATGGGTAGACGAAGATCGGTGCAGATCAGTTCCATCTTCATTTCTCTTGTGTTCCTCATCTCCTCTGCTAATTCCTTCTATCTCCCCGGTGTTGCTCCTCGCGATTTTCAAACT GGTGATCCCCTTAATATCAAAGTGAACAAGCTGTCATCTACGAAAACACAACTTCCCTATGATTACTACTTCTTGAAGTACTGCAGACCTACCAAGATTTTGAATAGTGCCGAGAATTTGGGGGAGGTTCTTCGAGGGGACCGCATAGAGAATTCAGTTTATACT TTCCAAATGAGACAAGAACAACCATGTCAGGTGGTTTGTAAGCAAAAGCTTGATGCTGAATCTGCAAAGAACTTCAAGGAAAAGATTGATGATGAATACAGAGTTAATAT GATTCTAGATAACCTTCCAGTTGCTGTTCTTAGACAAAGGCTGGATGGAATTCAATCTACCACTTACGAGCATGGTTTCCGTGTTGGGTTCAAGGGGAATTATGCTGGG AGCAAAGAGGAGAAATATTTTATCAACAACCACTTGAGCTTCCGAGTCATGTACCACAAGGATCCTGAAACTGATACTGCGCGTATCGTTGGTTTTGAAGTGACGCCAAACAG CATCAATCATGAGTACAAGGAGTGGGATGACAAGAACCCTCAGGTGACAACGTGCAATGAGAATACAAAAGATTTAGTCCCAGGTAGCACTGTTCCCCAAGAAGTAGATGCAGATAAGGAGGTTGTATTCACCTATGCCGTTTCTTTCAAG GAAAGCGAGGTAAAATGGGCTTCTCGTTGGGATACATACCTGCTCATGAATGATGATCAGATTCACTGGTTTTCCATCATAAATTCCCTGATGATTGTCCTATTCCTTTCTGGTATGGTTGCGATGATCATGATGAGAACTTTGTACAGAGATATTGCAAACTATAATCAATTGGAAACACAAGATGAGGCTCAGGAAGAAACAGGATGGAAACTTGTTCATGGGGATGTTTTCCGCGCTCCAATTAATTCTGGTTTATTGTGTGTTTATGTCGGAACTGGTGTCCAAATACTTGGAATGACACTTGTGACAATGATCTTTGCTCTGCTGGGTTTCTTATCACCCTCGAACCGCGGTGGGCTTATGACTGCTATGGTTCTACTATGGGTTTTCATGGGCTTGTTAGCTGGCTATTCTTCTGCCCGTTTCTACAAAATGTTTAAAGGAACAGAGTGGAAAAGGATTACTTTGAAAACTGCTTTCATGTTCCCTGGAATACTTTTTGCTGTCTTCTTCGTGCTGAATGCTCTCATCTGGGAAGAGCATTCTTCTGGAGCATTGCCATTTGGGACCATGTTGGCTCTAGTGTGTTTATGGTTTGGGATTTCGGTACCTTTAGTATTTGTCGGCAGTTACCTCGGTTACAAAAAACCAGCCATTGAAGACCCTGTTAAGACGAACAAAATCCCTAGGCAAGTACCAGAGCAAGCATGGTACATGAAACCAGCCTTTTCGATACTTATCGGGGGAATTCTTCCATTCGGAGCTGTTTTCATTGAGCTATTCTTCATCTTGACGTCCATATGGCTGAACCAGTTCTACTACAA
- the LOC138907256 gene encoding transmembrane 9 superfamily member 7-like isoform X1, translated as MGRRRSVQISSIFISLVFLISSANSFYLPGVAPRDFQTGDPLNIKVNKLSSTKTQLPYDYYFLKYCRPTKILNSAENLGEVLRGDRIENSVYTFQMRQEQPCQVVCKQKLDAESAKNFKEKIDDEYRVNMILDNLPVAVLRQRLDGIQSTTYEHGFRVGFKGNYAGSKEEKYFINNHLSFRVMYHKDPETDTARIVGFEVTPNSINHEYKEWDDKNPQVTTCNENTKDLVPGSTVPQEVDADKEVVFTYAVSFKESEVKWASRWDTYLLMNDDQIHWFSIINSLMIVLFLSGMVAMIMMRTLYRDIANYNQLETQDEAQEETGWKLVHGDVFRAPINSGLLCVYVGTGVQILGMTLVTMIFALLGFLSPSNRGGLMTAMVLLWVFMGLLAGYSSARFYKMFKGTEWKRITLKTAFMFPGILFAVFFVLNALIWEEHSSGALPFGTMLALVCLWFGISVPLVFVGSYLGYKKPAIEDPVKTNKIPRQVPEQAWYMKPAFSILIGGILPFGAVFIELFFILTSIWLNQFYYKKTYNFFPQ; from the exons ATGGGTAGACGAAGATCGGTGCAGATCAGTTCCATCTTCATTTCTCTTGTGTTCCTCATCTCCTCTGCTAATTCCTTCTATCTCCCCGGTGTTGCTCCTCGCGATTTTCAAACT GGTGATCCCCTTAATATCAAAGTGAACAAGCTGTCATCTACGAAAACACAACTTCCCTATGATTACTACTTCTTGAAGTACTGCAGACCTACCAAGATTTTGAATAGTGCCGAGAATTTGGGGGAGGTTCTTCGAGGGGACCGCATAGAGAATTCAGTTTATACT TTCCAAATGAGACAAGAACAACCATGTCAGGTGGTTTGTAAGCAAAAGCTTGATGCTGAATCTGCAAAGAACTTCAAGGAAAAGATTGATGATGAATACAGAGTTAATAT GATTCTAGATAACCTTCCAGTTGCTGTTCTTAGACAAAGGCTGGATGGAATTCAATCTACCACTTACGAGCATGGTTTCCGTGTTGGGTTCAAGGGGAATTATGCTGGG AGCAAAGAGGAGAAATATTTTATCAACAACCACTTGAGCTTCCGAGTCATGTACCACAAGGATCCTGAAACTGATACTGCGCGTATCGTTGGTTTTGAAGTGACGCCAAACAG CATCAATCATGAGTACAAGGAGTGGGATGACAAGAACCCTCAGGTGACAACGTGCAATGAGAATACAAAAGATTTAGTCCCAGGTAGCACTGTTCCCCAAGAAGTAGATGCAGATAAGGAGGTTGTATTCACCTATGCCGTTTCTTTCAAG GAAAGCGAGGTAAAATGGGCTTCTCGTTGGGATACATACCTGCTCATGAATGATGATCAGATTCACTGGTTTTCCATCATAAATTCCCTGATGATTGTCCTATTCCTTTCTGGTATGGTTGCGATGATCATGATGAGAACTTTGTACAGAGATATTGCAAACTATAATCAATTGGAAACACAAGATGAGGCTCAGGAAGAAACAGGATGGAAACTTGTTCATGGGGATGTTTTCCGCGCTCCAATTAATTCTGGTTTATTGTGTGTTTATGTCGGAACTGGTGTCCAAATACTTGGAATGACACTTGTGACAATGATCTTTGCTCTGCTGGGTTTCTTATCACCCTCGAACCGCGGTGGGCTTATGACTGCTATGGTTCTACTATGGGTTTTCATGGGCTTGTTAGCTGGCTATTCTTCTGCCCGTTTCTACAAAATGTTTAAAGGAACAGAGTGGAAAAGGATTACTTTGAAAACTGCTTTCATGTTCCCTGGAATACTTTTTGCTGTCTTCTTCGTGCTGAATGCTCTCATCTGGGAAGAGCATTCTTCTGGAGCATTGCCATTTGGGACCATGTTGGCTCTAGTGTGTTTATGGTTTGGGATTTCGGTACCTTTAGTATTTGTCGGCAGTTACCTCGGTTACAAAAAACCAGCCATTGAAGACCCTGTTAAGACGAACAAAATCCCTAGGCAAGTACCAGAGCAAGCATGGTACATGAAACCAGCCTTTTCGATACTTATCGGGGGAATTCTTCCATTCGGAGCTGTTTTCATTGAGCTATTCTTCATCTTGACGTCCATATGGCTGAACCAGTTCTACTACAA
- the LOC104096075 gene encoding WD-40 repeat-containing protein MSI4-like: protein MKEERAAKGGEQRSVDERYTQWKSLVPVLYDWLANHNLVWPSLSCRWGPQFEQATYKNRQRLYLSEQTDGSVPNTLVIANCEVVKPRVAAAQHISQFNEEARSPFVKKYKTIIHPGEVNRIRELPQDSKIVATHTDSPDVLIWDVESQPNRHATLGVNNSRPDLILTGHQDNAEFALAMCPSEPFVLSGGKDKSVVLWSIHDHVSTLAADQGATKSPGSGASNSKPSAEGPTVQARGIFQGHDDTVEDVQFCPSSAQEFCSVGDDSCLILWDARTGSSPAVKVEKAHNADLHCVDWNPHDVNYILTGSADNTVRMFDRRNLTSGGVGSPIHIFEGHTAAVLCVQWSPDKSSVFGSSAEDGILNIWDHEKIGKMEDSAGRKASTSPPGLFFRHAGHRDKVVDFHWNAADPWTIVSVSDDGESTGGGGTLQIWRMIDLIYRPEDEVLNELEKFKSHLLTCS, encoded by the exons ATGAAGGAAGAGAGAGCGGCGAAAGGCGGAGAACAGCGGTCGGTGGACGAACGTTACACACAGTGGAAGTCACTGGTTCCTGTTCTCTACGATTGGCTTGCTAACCACAACCTCGTTTGGCCTTCCCTCTCCTGTCG GTGGGGTCCCCAGTTTGAGCAAGCAACTTACAAGAACCGCCAGCGCCTCTACCTTTCTGAGCAG ACTGATGGTAGCGTTCCAAATACGCTTGTCATAGCTAATTGTGAAGTTGTAAAACCTAGGGTTGCAGCAGCACAACACATATCTCAG TTCAACGAAGAAGCACGTTCGCCTTTTGTAAAGAAGTACAAAACTATTATTCATCCGGGTGAG GTGAATCGAATAAGGGAACTGCCTCAGGATAGCAAGATTGTGGCCACACACACTGACAGTCCTGAT GTTCTTATTTGGGATGTTGAGTCTCAGCCTAACCGTCATGCTACCTTGGGCGTAAATAATTCTCGACCGGACTTG ATATTGACTGGACATCAAGACAATGCTGAATTTGCGCTCGCTATGTGCCCTTCTGAGCCTTTCGTGCTCTCTGGAG GGAAGGACAAATCGGTTGTTCTGTGGAGCATTCATGACCATGTGTCAACATTAGCAGCAGACCAGGGAGCTACAAAGTCTCCTGGATCTGGAGCAAGTAACTCGAAACCTTCTGCAGAAGGCCCTACTGTTCAAGCTCGAGGTATTTTCCAAGGACATGATGATACCGTAGAAGATGTTCAGTTTTGCCCTTCCAG tgCACAGGAGTTTTGCAGTGTTGGAGATGATTCCTGCCTAATACTGTGGGATGCAAGAACTGGTTCTTCTCCTGCTGTCAAG GTAGAGAAGGCTCATAACGCTGATCTTCATTGTGTTGATTGGAATCCTCACGATGTAAATTATATTTTGACTGG GTCGGCAGACAACACTGTTCGCATGTTTGATCGACGAAACCTCACTTCTGGGGGAGTGGGATCGCCTATACATATCTTTGAGGGCCATACTGCTGCTGTGCTTTGTGTACAG TGGTCCCCAGATAAATCATCAGTCTTTGGAAGTTCTGCAGAAGATGGTATCCTGAACATCTGGGATCATGAAAAG ATTGGTAAGATGGAGGACTCTGCTGGTAGAAAAGCTTCAACATCTCCTCCTGGCTTATTTTTTCGTCACGCTGGACATAG GGATAAGGTGGTTGACTTCCACTGGAATGCAGCAGATCCATGGACCATTGTTAGTGTCTCAGATGATGGTGAAAGTACTGGCGGAGGCGGTACATTACAG ATATGGCGAATGATTGATCTCATTTACAGACCCGAAGATGAGGTTCTCAATGAACTAGAGAAGTTCAAGTCTCACCTGCTCACTTGTTCTTAG